The Candidatus Binatus sp. genomic interval GCGTACGGCATGATCGTCGCGAACAGGTCGACTTGCGAGTCGAGTGTTTTGCCCAGACCGCTGAGCAGACCCATCATGCGCCCGACCAACAAGACGTCCGCGGGGACTTCGACCACGGGATTGGCCCGGATCGCGCGCGGCAGCTCCTCGGAGAATTTCTCGACCATGTCCTTGTCCGCGTAAGCCTTCTTCGACTTGATAGTGCTGCCAAGAAACAAATCGGAAAACGCCAGCAGCGTGTCGGGATTGCCGGTGCGCGTGCGAAAGCCCAGCTCTGTGAACGCGGCGACGATTCCATCGCGATTCGAAGTAAGGATCGAAAACGTCAGCCGCACGATGCCGTCGCGGAACGCGGGCGGGAAATCCTTGGCCAGGCCGAAGTCGAGCAGCACGATCCGGGGGCCGGGCTGAACCAGGATGTTGCCGGGATGCGGATCGGCGTGGAAAAAGCCGTCGCGCAGGACCTGGTCGCAGAAAATCTCGATCAGCTTCTGCGCGACCGCGTGCTTGTCGATCCCCGCACGCTCGAGCGCGGCGATATCGGTGACCTTGATTCCTTCGAGCAGCTCCATCGTGAGCACGCGGCGCGTGGTGAACTCGCGATAGACCTCGGGGACGATCACGTCGCAGTCGGCGGCGAAGTTGCGGCGCATCGTTTCGGAGTTGTCAGCCTCGTGAACGAAGTCCAGCTCCATCGGGATGTACTTGAGCGCCTCGCGCATCAGGACGCGATAGTCGAAGTCGCGTTCGAGCTTCGCCAGCCATCGCAGCACCAGCGTCATGTTGCGGAGATCGGCGCGGACGATCCCGTCAATTCCCGGATACTGCACCTTGACCGCGCATCGACGCCCGTCGTGAAGGCGCGCCCGATGCACCTGCGCGAGCGATGCCGACGCCAGCGGCGCGGGATCGAACTCGGCGTAAACGTCCTCGAGCGGCCGGCCAAGTTCGCGCTCGATCTGTTCGCGGATCACCGCAAACGGCCGCGGCGGGACGCGATCGTGCAGGCCCGAGAGCGTGGATACCCATTCGTCGGGGAGCACGTCGGCGCGAGTTGCGATGAACTGGCATGCCTTGATGAGCAAACCTTCCAGGCGGATTGCAGTGCGGTTGAGCGCTTGCGCCGCGCGAAGATCCTGGCGGCGATAGAGTTCGGCCTTGTTGCGATCGCTGACCAGGCGCGTCCAGAGTTGGGTGCCTTTGTAGCCCGCGTACACGTACGCCGCCAGCCACACCACGTTCCAAAAGCGCCACACTCGCGTCGCCAGTCCGGGTTCGGGCATGCCGGCGGGAAAATCGAAGCTGCGGTCGATGCTCGGGTTGCTCATGCGAAGAGTTCGGACCGTGGTTCAGTCTCGT includes:
- a CDS encoding ABC1 kinase family protein; this encodes MSNPSIDRSFDFPAGMPEPGLATRVWRFWNVVWLAAYVYAGYKGTQLWTRLVSDRNKAELYRRQDLRAAQALNRTAIRLEGLLIKACQFIATRADVLPDEWVSTLSGLHDRVPPRPFAVIREQIERELGRPLEDVYAEFDPAPLASASLAQVHRARLHDGRRCAVKVQYPGIDGIVRADLRNMTLVLRWLAKLERDFDYRVLMREALKYIPMELDFVHEADNSETMRRNFAADCDVIVPEVYREFTTRRVLTMELLEGIKVTDIAALERAGIDKHAVAQKLIEIFCDQVLRDGFFHADPHPGNILVQPGPRIVLLDFGLAKDFPPAFRDGIVRLTFSILTSNRDGIVAAFTELGFRTRTGNPDTLLAFSDLFLGSTIKSKKAYADKDMVEKFSEELPRAIRANPVVEVPADVLLVGRMMGLLSGLGKTLDSQVDLFATIMPYAQRLMTAQPAPAPGGGIFDPAAGAPADTPAGK